A single region of the Serinus canaria isolate serCan28SL12 chromosome 1, serCan2020, whole genome shotgun sequence genome encodes:
- the BRCA2 gene encoding LOW QUALITY PROTEIN: breast cancer type 2 susceptibility protein (The sequence of the model RefSeq protein was modified relative to this genomic sequence to represent the inferred CDS: inserted 2 bases in 2 codons) produces the protein MDKKMACKPVETLTFFEIFKAHCSESDLGPISLNWFEELSAEAPPYEPKSFGEVDGPSGWLDQTAFKTPRTKPSTYSQLASTPLLFKEQNAILPPSSPEKEPDQKKIGANRENLISPSNTRRKIDQENEMLASPPSTFHNCLTASPTILRNNYRTPQRNNIPGPYGSLFYTPKLLEVRTPKCISESLGAEVDPDMSWSSSLATPPTLGETVIIARENDSVSEAKRQDGRSDTILHNCFSKHDKCPGISDASMLSVPETVKLNAEDDIKDLESEVLDGLLGEMDSLEDTLRMPAESSGTLLLMPHALDAVEKYEINPDKKQQKGDVPSQQPNGRKNGISQEVKTNSWTENSHCSGVNGSLLQNTSEDTDGKDDSLIGQEKELESLRKAGDVHDCRTHKFFENEQPVKEGVHSPSSQWSQLNLSGLDETHLEMSVCSSPPSDLRREEKSSLMAKDDAVETSLLNSSGLIKAQKLLSVDLSEKCCEMKNTENNPTSEITPVKSVSLSVQDPELVKGCAAEVSKMSFLNCNSFLIEHANVTECSVVHSNKSSTHSKATPKSVVTDVLSHPLVCSAKSPDNCDDLHLINSENTLTKSGFKNLKMLSSLRKRSKKFIYRLNNILLYQEEKIQKEVTSELRIHTALPHLESDSYECRGCLVASDVEQDHFLPAERKHLQSNTRTKHFSTSLKMDIMDNSSDNSFSDRLKQQDLRHLEENAKEDQVAASIKCLEGSNSLEEDRKNSSNNEIISNIKRKVLTSACLMARKHSRFFPKSCALGKGEEDKDMSAKVNDTAAVPQSLKELGSSPRDKELLADIHSDSTSMTDSSSHNILCQISCGITGLSSDCCNKLSPSKKHSLDQRSGIDCREVHRPLEINCSENDSTVLKQEEKTDAAAFSEDVANTEDPKPAENSKSPLAAAFSNVAVDISKELLDCVDNNSLNEAISAEDKKEAPMYSSKMPDKNLNCKGESSETLNACSLNLGFSGFQTASNKQIKFSEASIAKGRMLFKDIENECFEASSMERVRNISHQVKKETMLFSYSKSNLGSNLSDSSDSQASFLEPRHTQFTPHKVCLYKSFPRTPQALQDTNQTLTASQEAEIAELSSILEETGSQFEFTQFRKQSNTIQSHGLQQLGAVETNGTKNVESISETRKDVGVCSTFKSENQVKNDKYCTQEEDTNEDTELVKNENAVFFHENDKKVTFTNFGINEIKRSDESSPIAKQDSFSNFIGFTSAGGKKINISKAALSRSAELFRDLDDDNYLFKSSETGTRCHNSKGSLSSNGGFSRYLTKESKEKTVCVSDFKSINAVSDTGSVSYQAHNKNEENTSTAFKENMENKAKISANNTENVSFSSINNINSLLSTKNHKQNYETTKQILNRGDDEGNLQDHSLDVTCLEDAVTIAEEPSLNMSYEMENQSPEQKGEDRKEDECLPPKLQTPGAVISIPDATLDHSLPLFSVPCGEGDVCVLENSDKEKTNCKNMAEDTTHDKDLLVNESRIKIGSYHHYRIPLEQEVNMGKNEVEGSYLTGFQTASGKKIAIADGFLAKAEQFFADVDVGKEYNDNFENHIKKRKCGKNCVKDCDLCIENIAQCDSEKLNFNEKLVAEELGDQFNQAVESSPIQRAAVLDPAKVDTFVDLGEASEGSLVTSHVHKKADVRPGKSELESLKGQESGAVSRTHLSEDGKFLAEKKLDCSPRKRDDSGNVDDSPVHSAASLHLIKVPHDLEDNSVPRDTKNTLFVEKSNNKADQSLLFDAKSSCSYMNGDSKEFDLEHLNLSPAADKNCFTDTIASACHNQSLVSLLEQETNFNRLKETTLKAEKQRGDLKQTVFSTAKGKAVSVSESALASVRQMFQGCSEAVKHEIEPNSRGNQTEIARNSSVVLHTECPNSAKFFNASTSEVANSATSQFIEVNASTDEDSHQERNTSADAKSASNSQKQSFEQNIKLLGHFVPDKQVKPSDASTSNFGFFSTASGKPVQLSEESLRKARQLFSEMEVNHSPHVQEAFLVEEDVEKSKIHPEVLPRKMQVVSSKGEENTSPELISDSAFGFSTASGKQVKVSKDAYQKAKAILEESDYFLSSGLSTTDQLSSIKDSGQRVKSLTDKVISEFQTEKSCNQDSDFKNICPQEIKYFPSTHHVRMPEHTPYNQKNKQLTXIKNNFQQEKTESFGKGQLNLRPSESEAISCSATAKAEINTNLLQSPKNYLEVEAVESARAFMEDSFSSSGIQINAMQTFSGRPDKNFQNKTFGKRHFEENNSLGEPPIKRQLLLEFNRTKNSPRSLKASKSTPDGIFKDRRKFMYHVPLKPVTCQPFGSAKERHEIKNPTLTLPDQDFRGFQSKPAIFQHCALRHSSDSAVGVSTPCKASAKDSEETRSLYKSGKAAKTFIPPFKTKLTFSTCEQGSSSRCDSPISKSMTKEMELNQIRAENTADPQDQQPCIQHAADTDLENGNLAMARMVTNLRCARDLQEMRIKKKCRQNIHSQPGTLYIIKTSASSRIPLKTAVEEKSPSFYSTEELYTYGVSKQCVQVNSTNAESFQFLIEDFFSKEYLLAGNGMQLADGGWLIPTDEGKAGKKEFYRALCDTPGVDPNLITEAWVYNHYRWIVWKLAAMEVSFPHEFANRCLTPEMVLLQLKYRYDLEVDKSKRSAIKKIMERDDAAGKTLVLCISKIISLNTVVSPSSSNKNMENKKAAALIEVTDGWYGIRALLDPPLKAFLDRRRLTVGQKIIVHGAELVGPQNGCTPLEAPDSLMLKISANSTRRVRWHTRLGFHRDPRPFPVPLSSLYSEGGAVGCIDVVIQRTYPIQWMEKTSAGSYVFRNSRAEEREAAKHAEDQQKKLEALFAKIQAEYEKHEERTSRRTLRSRIITRQQIHNLQDGAELYEAIQNASDPGYMEGYLSDDQLKALKAYRQLMNDKKQTQMQEQFKKALESAEQEENGCYKRDVSAVWRLYVVDYRKQEKHKGAVLSIWRPLPDVCSLLKEGARYRIFQLSASQSRGRADSINVQLTATKKTQYLQLAVSQEMLVQIFFPRKALEFTRLLDPSFQPPCAEVDLVGVVISVSRTGFTTVVYLSDESYNLVAVKIWTDLRHLAIEDVVVRCSLISASNLQWQSEFRSEIPVLLAGDLSLFSASPKECYLQEKVNELRSVIENVPSFCCDAESKLKNLLGRNLLLTPSLTKRCGLESPSPSCSYAEDRSLISSRLEMKHPSPLSTSTPNMELVTPGSAKTPSPATVNENYLKTSKKRKAMDFLSCIPAPPPLTPICSVISPSVKRAFQPPRSLGLQHSKSPRGADQNTGLVTPCRKVRETVHLPENDLVADEELAMINTQALMNNLPEEKKMDYVNENRNATATTLSDDLSCRNSSRSTGEANNSXKSSSEVAEAPKEHEDSLPAHRMLQRPKSQKCC, from the exons CTAGAGAGAATGATTCTGTTTCTGAAGCAAAGCGACAGGATGGAAGGTCTGATACA ATTTTACACAACTGTTTTTCCAAGCATGATAAATGTCCTGGGATAAGTGATGCAAGTATGCTGTCTGTGCCAGAGACTGTAAAGCTAAATGCTGAAGATGACATCAAAGATTTGG AATCAGAGGTGTTAGATGGCTTACTGGGTGAGATGGATAGCCTTGAGGACACACTCAGGATGCCAGCTGAATCCAGTGGAACTCTTCTGCTGATGCCACATGCTCTGGATGCAGTAGAGAAATATGAGATAAATCCagataaaaaacaacaaaagggGGATGTTCCCTCTCAGCAGCCTAATGGAAGAAAGAATGGCATTTCACAGGAAGTCAAAACAAATAGCTGGACTGAGAACAGCCACTGTAGTGGAGTGAATGGTTCTTTACTCCAAAACACCAGTGAAGATACAGATGGTAAAGATGACAGTTTAATAGGACAAGAGAAAGAATTGGAGTCTCTTAGGAAGGCAGGAGATGTGCATGATTGTAGAACACACAAGTTCTTTGAGAATGAGCAGCCTGTGAAAGAAGGTGTGCACTCTCCATCAAGCCAGTGGTCTCAACTGAACTTATCTGGTCTTGACGAAACTCACCTGGAGATGTCTGTATGTAGTTCTCCACCCTCCGACTTACGTAGGGAAGAAAAGTCATCACTAATGGCCAAGGATGATGCTGTGGAAACATCTTTACTGAATTCTTCAGGCTTGATAAAAGCACAAAAGCTGTTGAGTGTGGATTTGtcagaaaaatgctgtgaaatgaaaaacactgaaaacaaccCAACATCGGAAATAACTCCAGTAAAATCTGTGTCATTGAGTGTTCAAGATCCAGAGTTAGTAAAAGGATGTGCAGCTGAGGTTTCCAAAATGAGCTTCTTAAActgtaattcttttttaattgaacATGCAAATGTCACAGAGTGTTCTGTAGTCCACAGTAACAAGTCTTCCACGCATTCAAAAGCAACTCCTAAATCTGTCGTAACTGATGTTCTGTCTCACCCACTTGTGTGTAGTGCCAAATCTCCAGATAACTGTGATGACCTACATTTAATAAATAGTGAAAATACTCTTACAAAGTCTGGTTTTAAAAACCTGAAGATGTTATCCAGTCTGAGAAAGAGATCCAAGAAATTTATTTATAgactaaataatattttactgtatcaagaagaaaaaatacaaaaagaagtAACCTCTGAATTACGTATTCATACTGCATTGCCACATTTGGAATCTGATTCATATGAATGTAGAGGTTGTCTGGTGGCCAGTGATGTTGAACAAG ACCACTTTCTTCCTGCTGAGAGAAAGCATTTGCAATCAAATACGAGGACAAAACACTTCAGCACTTCTTTAAAAATGGATATAATGGACAACTCATCCGATAATTCCTTCAGTGATAGGCTGAAACAACAAGACCTGAGACACTTGGAGGAAAATGCAAAAGAGGATCAAGTTGCTGCATCAATAAAATGCTTAGAAGGATCTAATTCACtggaagaagacagaaaaaattcttcaaataatgagattatttcaaatataaaacGGAAAGTTCTGACTTCAGCATGCCTAATGGCAAGAAAGCATTCCAGATTTTTCCCTAAAAGCTGTGCTTTAGGGAAAGGTGAAGAAGATAAGGACATGAGTGCTAAGGTGAACGATACAGCTGCTGTACCTCAGAGCCTGAAAGAGCTTGGGTCTTCTCCTAGGGACAAGGAACTCTTGGCTGATATTCACAGTGACTCTACATCTATGACAGATAGCAGTTCCCATAATATCTTGTGTCAGATCAGCTGTGGCATAACTGGACTCAGTAGTGACTGTTGCAATAAGTTATCACCCAGCAAAAAGCATTCTCTAGACCAGAGGTCAGGAATTGACTGTAGAGAAGTACACAGACCCTTGGAAATAAACTGCTCAGAAAATGACAGTACTGTATTAAaacaagaggagaaaacagaTGCAGCTGCCTTTTCAGAGGATGTAGCCAATACTGAAGACCCAAAGccagctgaaaacagcaaaagccCTCTAGCAGCTGCATTCAGTAATGTAGCTGTAGACATTTCTAAAGAATTATTGGATTGTGTAGATAATAATTCTTTAAATGAAGCCATTTCTgcagaagataaaaaagaagCACCTATGTATTCCAGCAAAATGCCAGACAAGAACCTAAACTGTAAAGGGGAATCATCAGAGACTCTTAATGCATGCAGTTTGAATCTGGGCTTCAGTGGCTTTCAGACTGCTTCTAATAAGCAGATTAAATTCTCTGAAGCCAGTATAGCAAAAGGCAGAATGCTGTTCAAGGATATTGAAAATGAATGCTTTGAGGCTTCTTCCATGGAAAGAGTCAGAAACATTTCACATCAAGTTAAAAAGGAAACTATGTTATTCTCATATTCAAAAAGCAACCTGGGCAGTAATTTATCTGATTCTTCAGATTCACAGGCAAGTTTTCTTGAGCCAAGGCATACACAGTTTACTCCGCATAAAGTTTGCTTGTATAAAAGCTTTCCTAGAACTCCACAAGCCTTGCAAGACACGAATCAAACCTTGACAGCAAGCCAAGAAGCTGAAATTGCTGAACTTTCCAGTATCTTGGAAGAAACAGGTAGTCAGTTTGAATTTACACAGTTTAGAAAGCAAAGTAACACAATACAAAGTCATGGCTTGCAACAATTAGGAGCTGTAGAAACAAATGGAACAAAGAATGTAGAAAGTATTTCTGAAACAAGGAAAGATGTGGGGGTTTGTAGCACctttaaatcagaaaatcaaGTAAAAAATGACAAGTACTGTACTCAGGAGGAAGACACAAATGAAGACACTGAATtggtgaaaaatgaaaatgcagtgtttttccACGAAAATGATAAAAAGGTTACTTTTACTAACTTCGgcataaatgaaattaaaagatCTGATGAGAGCTCTCCCATAGCTAAGCAGGACAGCTTCTCTAATTTCATAGGCTTTACTTCAGCTggaggtaaaaaaataaatatttcaaaagcagctttgagTAGGTCTGCAGAGCTCTTCAGAGACTTGGATGATGATAACTATTTGTTCAAATCTTCTGAAACTGGTACTAGATGTCACAATTCAAAAGGATCTTTGTCTTCTAATGGTGGTTTTTCCAGATACCtgacaaaagaaagcaaagaaaaaactgtTTGTGTTTCAGATTTCAAAAGTATTAATGCTGTTTCCGACACAGGTTCTGTTTCCTACCAGGCACAtaataaaaatgaggaaaatactAGTACAGCATTCaaggaaaatatggaaaacaaggcaaaaataTCGGCAAATAATACTGAAAACGTTAGCTTCAGTAGTATTAACAATATCAACAGCCTATTATCCACTAAAAATCATAAGCAGAATTATGAAACTACCAAACAGATTTTAAATCGAGGAGACGATGAAGGCAATTTGCAAGACCACTCATTAGATGTAACATGTCTGGAAGATGCTGTTACGATTGCAGAAGAACCCAGTTTAAATATGTCATATGAAATGGAAAACCAGTCTCCTGAGCAAAAAGGAGAAgacagaaaggaagatgaatGTTTGCCACCAAAACTTCAGACTCCTGGTGCTGTTATATCCATTCCTGATGCAACTTTGGATCATTCTCTGCCCTTGTTCAGTGTACCATGTGGTGAAGGAGATGTATGTGTTTTGGAGAActctgataaagaaaaaacaaattgtaAAAATATGGCAGAAGACACCACTCATGATAAGGACCTGCTAGTGAatgaaagcagaataaaaataggTTCTTACCATCATTATCGAATACCTCTTGAACAAGAGGTAAACATGGGGAAAAATGAAGTGGAAGGGAGTTATCTGACTGGTTTTCAAACTGCTAGTGGCAAGAAAATAGCAATTGCTGATGGATTTTTGGCTAAAGCGGAACAGTTTTTTGCAGATGTTGATGTAGGAAAGGAATATAATGACAATTTTGAGAATCAcatcaagaaaaggaaatgtggcAAGAACTGTGTTAAAGACTGCGATTTATGTATTGAAAACATTGCTCAGTGTGACTCAGAAAAACtcaattttaatgaaaagcttGTTGCTGAAGAGCTTGGAGATCAGTTTAATCAGGCAGTAGAGAGCAGTCCTATTCAACGTGCTGCCGTTCTTGATCCTGCTAAAGTAGATACATTTGTTGATCTAGGTGAAGCTTCTGAAGGGAGTTTGGTGACTTCACATGTGCATAAGAAAGCTGATGTCAGACCTGGAAAGTCAGAATTGGAATCCCTTAAAGGACAGGAGAGTGGTGCTGTAAGTAGAACTCATTTGTCTGAAGATGGAAAATTCCTTGCAGAGAAAAAGTTGGACTGCTCACCAAGAAAGAGGGATGATTCAGGAAATGTAGATGATTCTCCTGTGCActctgctgcatctctgcatTTAATAAAGGTACCACATGACCTTGAAGACAACTCTGTGCCTAGAGAtacaaaaaatactttatttgtTGAGAAGAGCAACAATAAAGCTGATCAATCACTCCTTTTCGATGCAAAAAGTAGCTGCTCTTACATGAATGGTGACAGTAAGGAATTCGACTTAGAACATTTAAACTTATCACCTGCTGCTGATAAAAATTGCTTCACAGACACCATAGCCAGTGCTTGCCATAACCAGTCACTAGTCAGTCTTCTTGAACAGGAAACTAATTTTAACAGGTTAAAAGAAACAACACTTAAGGCTGAAAAGCAAAGGGGTGACCTGAAACAAACTGTGTTTAGCACAGCAAAAGGGAAAGCTGTGTCTGTTTCAGAAAGTGCATTAGCAAGTGTCAGACAAATGTTtcaaggctgcagtgaggctgTAAAACATGAAATTGAGCCTAACTCAAGAGGAAATCAAACAGAAATTGCTAGAAATTCATCTGTAGTCCTTCACACTGAATGTCCTAATTCTGCtaaattttttaatgcttctaCAAGTGAAGTGGCTAATTCAGCCACATCCCAATTTATTGAAGTAAATGCAAGTACTGATGAAGACAGTCACCAAGAAAGAAACACATCTGCAGATGCAAAGTCTGCTTCAAATTCTCAGAAGCAATCCTTTGAGCAAAATATTAAACTTTTAGGGCATTTTGTTCCAGATAAGCAGGTAAAGCCATCAGATGCTTCTACAAgcaattttggattttttagtACAGCAAGTGGAAAGCCTGTACAGCTTTCAGAAGAGTCACTCAGGAAAGCTAGACAGCTCTTTTCTGAAATGGAAGTTAATCATTCACCACATGTACAAGAAGCATTTTTAGTTGAGGAAGATGTTGAAAAGTCTAAAATACACCCCGAAGTACTTCCTAGGAAAATGCAGGTAGTGTCAtcaaaaggggaagaaaataccAGCCCTGAATTGATTTCAGATTCTGCTTTTGGCTTCAGCACTGCTAGTGGAAAGCAGGTAAAAGTTTCAAAAGATGCCTATCAAAAAGCAAAGGCAATTTTAGAAGAATCTGATTACTTTTTGAGTAGTGGGCTTTCTACTACAGATCAACTTTCTTCAATTAAAGACAGTGGTCAACGTGTAAAATCTTTAACAGATAAGGTGATCTCAGAAttccaaactgaaaaaagcTGCAATCAAGACTCTGACTTTAAAAACATCTGCCCTCaggaaataaagtattttccaaGCACTCACCATGTCAGAATGCCTGAGCACACACCATACaatcagaaaaacaagcagttaa tcattaaaaataactttcagcAAGAGAAAACTGAGTCTTTTGGAAAAGGCCAGCTGAATCTGCGGCCTTCAGAGTCTGAAGCAATTTCATGCAGTGCTACTGctaaagcagaaattaataCTAATCTTCTCCAAAGTCCAAAAAATTACTTGGAAGTAGAGGCTGTAGAAAGTGCAAGAGCTTTTATGGAAGacagtttttccagttctggAATACAAATTAACGCTATGCAGACCTTCAGTGGCAGACCAGAtaaaaacttccaaaataaGACCTTTGGGAAGAGgcactttgaagaaaataactCACTTG GTGAACCTCCAATTAAGAGGCAGCTTCTGCTTGAATTTAACAGAACAAAGAATTCCCCCAGGTCTTTGAAAGCTTCAAAAAGCACCCCTGATG GCATTttcaaagacagaagaaaatttatgTACCATGTGCCTTTAAAACCTGTAACTTGTCAGCCTTTTGG gTCAGCTAAAGAACGACACGAAATCAAGAATCCTACCCTTACCCTGCCAGATCAAGACTTCAGGGGATTCCAGTCTAAACCTGCCATTTTTCAGCACTGTGCTCTCAGGCACTCTTCAGACAGTGCTGTAGGGGTTTCCACTCCCTGTAAGGCCTCGGCAAAAGACAGCGAGGAAACGAGAAGTTTGTACAAATCTGGCAAAGCTGCTAAAACTTTTATTCCACCCTTCAAAACCAAGCTGACATTTTCTACATGCgaacaaggcagcagcagcagatgtgacTCACCCATCAGCAAAAGTATGACCAAAGAGATGGAACTAAATCAGATCAGAGCTGAAAATACTGCTGACCCTCAAGATCAACAGCCTTGTATCCAGCATGCAGCAGACACTGACCTAGAAAATGGCAATTTAG ctATGGCCAGGATGGTGACAAATCTCCGCTGTGCCAGAGATCTGCaggaaatgagaattaaaaagaaatgtaggCAAAATATTCATTCACAGCCAGGCACTCTTTATATCATTAAAACATCTGCAAGCAGTAGAATCCCTCTGAAAACTGCAGTGGAAGAGAAATCTCCTAGCTTTTATTCTACAGAAGAG ctgtacaCATATGGTGTTTCAAAGCAGTGCGTACAAGTTAACAGCACAAATGCAGAATCTTTCCAGTTTCTCATCGAAGACTTTTTCAGTAAGGAGTATTTGTTAGCTGGAAATGGAATGCAGCTTGCTGATGGAGGATGGCTAATACCTACAGAtgagggaaaagctgggaaaaaggAGTTTTACAG AGCACTCTGTGACACTCCTGGTGTGGATCCCAACCTAATCACAGAGGCCTGGGTTTACAATCACTACAGATGGATTGTATGGAAATTGGCAGCCATGGAAGTGTCTTTCCCACATGAATTTGCTAACAGATGTTTGACACCAGAAATGGTCCTGTTGCAGTTGAAATATAG GTATGATTTGGAAGTTGATAAAAGTAAACGATCAGCAAtcaaaaaaataatggaaagagATGATGCAGCAGGTAAAACACTTGTACTGTGCATTTCCAAAATCATATCACTGAACACAGTTGTATCTCCTAGCAGTAGCAATaagaacatggaaaataaaaaagcagcagctttaatTGAAGTTACTGATGGCTGGTATGGGATCAGAGCTCTTCTGGATCCACCTCTCAAAGCTTTCTTAGATAGAAGAAGGCTGACTGTTGGTCAGAAGATCATAGTGCATGGAGCAGAACTTGTTGGTCCTCAAAATGGATGTACACCACTGGAAGCCCCAGATTCCCTTATGTTaaag ATCTCAGCGAACAGCACTCGTCGTGTGCGATGGCACACTAGACTAGGATTTCATCGGGATCCCAGACCTTTCCCTGTGCCTTTGTCATCGCTTTACAGTGAGGGCGGTGCAGTGGGGTGTATTGATGTGGTTATTCAAAGAACTTACCCTATTCAG tggatGGAAAAGACGTCAGCTGGTTCCTACGTTTTTCGTAACAGCCGAGCTGAAGAAAGGGAAGCTGCCAAGCACGCAGAGGATCAGCAAAAGAAACTGGAAGCTCTGTTTGCAAAAATCCAAGCAGAATATGAAAAGCATGAAG AGAGAACCAGTAGAAGAACACTAAGATCACGGATCATCACAAGACAGCAAATCCATAATTTGCAAGATGGTGCAGAACTTTATGAAGCAATTCAGAATGCATCTGATCCTGGTTATATGGAG GGATATCTCAGTGATGACCAGTTAAAAGCCTTGAAGGCTTACAGGCAGCTGATGAATGACAAAAAACAGACTCAGATGCAGGAACAATTCAAGAAGGCTTTAGAGTCAgcagaacaggaagaaaatggttGTTACAAAAGGGACGTGTCTGCAGTATGGAGATTATATGTGGTAGACtacagaaagcaagaaaaacataAAG GAGCAGTACTGAGTATCTGGCGCCCGCTGCCCGACGTGTGTTCCTTGCTGAAGGAAGGCGCTCGCTACAGGATCTTCCAGCTGTCAGCATCCCAGTCCAGGGGCAGGGCAGACTCCATCAATGTCCAGTTAACAGCCACCAAGAAAACTCAGTACCTACAGCTAGCA GTATCACAGGAGATGCTGGTACagattttctttccaagaaagGCTCTAGAATTCACCAGGTTGTTGGATCCTTCTTTTCAGCCCCCATGTGCTGAAGTGGATTTAGTTGGAGTTGTCATTTCTGTTAGCAGAACAG gTTTTACAACTGTGGTATACTTGTCTGATGAAAGCTATAATTTAGTGGCAGTAAAGATCTGGACAGATCTCAGACACTTGGCTATTGAAGACGTAGTTGTCCGCTGCTCACTCATTTCTGCAAGCAACCTTCAGTGGCAGTCTGAATTCAGATCGGAAATTCCCGTGCTGTTGGCTGGAGATCTTTCTTTATTCTCAGCCAGTCCAAAGGAATGCTATCTTCAAGAGAAGGTTAATGAACTGAGAAGTGTGATAGAG AATGTGCCCTCCTTTTGCTGCGATGCAGAAAGTAAACTGAAGAATTTGCTAGGAAGAAATCTCTTGCTGACACCCAGTTTAACTAAAAGATGTGGTTTGGAAAgcccctctccttcctgcagctaTGCAGAGGATAGAAGTTTG ATCTCTTCTAGACTTGAAATGAAGCATCCAAGCCCTTTGTCAACTAGCACACCAAATATGGAACTTGTCACACCAGGGTCAGCTAAAACACCTTCACCTGCTACAGTTAATGAAAACTAtctcaaaaccagcaaaaagagaaaagctatGGACTTCCTCAGTTGCATACCTGCCCCTCCACCACTGACACCAATATGTTCAGTAATTTCTCCATCTGTTAAAAGAGCATTTCAGCCTCCACGAAGTTTGGGTTTACAGCACAGCAAGTCACCTAGAGGGGCAGATCAGAATACTGGCCTTGTCACCCCTTGCAGAAAAGTGAGAGAAACTGTCCATCTTCCTGAGAATGACCTGGTTGCTGATGAAGAACTGGCAATGATTAATACACAAGCACTCATGAATAATTTaccagaagaaaagaagatggaTTAcgtaaatgaaaacagaaatgcaacagCTACTACTTTATCTGATGATCTTTCATGCAGAAATAGTTCCAGGTCTACTGGGGAAGCAAATAACT TCAAAAGCAGTTCTGAAGTAGCTGAGGCCCCAAAGGAACATGAAGACTCATTACCAGCCCACAGAATGCTACAAAgaccaaaatcccaaaaatgcTGCTAA